The Pseudopipra pipra isolate bDixPip1 chromosome 4, bDixPip1.hap1, whole genome shotgun sequence DNA segment GGTCATCCTGCTTTGATTGCAAGAAAAATCCTTATTCAAGGAATAACAAGCTACAGAGATTGACTGAGTCAACAAAAGCATCTTCCCATTTGCTTGGATGGGGCTGTGGGTCTGATGCACTCTTTGctcatttctttctcattccCAACCCAGTAACAAagcagccacagccaccacTGTGCTGAGCACCAGAGATAGCTGTGGGGTTAGCAGCCCTCTCTAGCCATGTCCAAAACAGCCTGCCTAACTGCCCCTGTTTTTGAGAACTAGttaattcagaaatatttccagaCTTTGAAACGCAGCATAAACCTTACAATTTCAGCAACTCTCCTGTTATTTGTCGTTATACAGGTAGGCTGCTCCATCtgcagtgctgagccctgggccaTCACAATTCCTGCTGAGCTAGCCCATACTAGAAAAATAAGCTCAGTCCAATTCAACCATAGGTGCATATAATCCCCACTGGCCAACAAAGTCCAGCCTCCCGGCCTCTCTGGAAAGCTGGCTCTGAACAAGCATTTAGGAAGCTGGCAGTTCTCCTTGTGTCACGCTCCTGGCCCAGGTCTTTTTTCCATCCTGGCCTTTTTATTCTCCCGTTGCCCTTGCAATGACCTGACGTGCTCCCTTTGTGCTCGGGTGCTGAGCCAGTGGAGCTGCTCACTTGGTGCCTCTAATTAAgttaaacaaaaacatttttttcagcagttctGTCCCAACACATTTAGTCGGGATTTTAAATTCTTTAGATTTCATTCAGTCCATGTGCATGATGGTGTCACAAGGCTCTCGGCCCGGCTCAGCTAGTCCCAGCCCTGGAAGAGCTCCAGCACCCTTGACACAGCGCATATGAGCTTGGCGgcaggggggcaggaggggatggGCTGAACAAAACAGTCACCCAAATAAGAAGTTGCCATGACTCCCTGTTTCTTTTAacacacagctgccccagtcAGGATCCCTGCTGATGTCAGCCTAAGCATGAGCCCTGACTGCTACAAACATCAGCTCCTACAGCAAAGATGGCTGGTATCGTTATGACGCTAAAAAGCACCATCTTGGAAGAAACTGGGATCTAACTTCCCCATGAGTTAGTTACGAGTTAGTTCTGCAGTCAAGGGCAAAATACCGATTTAACTCTTCCAGGTCCATGGGCAATCCTGGACAATGAAATGAGAGATGTCCATATGATGTTTTGTCCAGTAAAGTGCTGTCCAAAGTATATGGGGCACTTTTGATCCATGAAGTTTTTCTGAGCTCCCTCAGGGTTCAATCTGAACTGTATGCCTCATGCTCAAATATGCTCTAAAACAGGTCAATTATTTGCTTCACAATTACCTGCAGTTTTTAAGTTTCCTATTagcttttgatttttctctctttgctcCTCTTATCTGCTCCTGTCCCTTCAAGGAATACAAAAAAACAGCCTGatggaaaataaatggaaaacatGGCACAAGAGTAAGTTCCAGGatagcaaaagaaaatgtaggAGACAAGTCCAAAGAAAAAGATGTGGACAGTGGAGGTGCCGCCCTAAATATGAGTGAGGAGCTTTAAAACAAATGCAGAGGAAAGCTGGATTTTAATAACAGGATCCaaggctgaggaaaaaaaatagagaagcaGCATCTAGAATgagcagaaggaaagcaaacaaaggAGGGAGATGAAAAGAGAGCAGTCATCAGTGGAAGATGGACTGCCAGGGCTTACTTTCTTACAGAAGTGTGAACAGAAAGCCGTGCTCCTAGCTAGATTCTActgccttatttttaaaataatgtgttGCCTTTCGAGCTCTGCAGATCTTCATGCAACATGTGGAGGAGCCAAGAGCCCAGTAAGAAGTCTTCTGCTCTGCTAGACGAAGACTGGAAAAATGTCTCTGCTACACAGTCCACTGGATAGATATCTGCATTCCTGGAGTGTTTTACCTACTATATCTTTTAGGCATAGAAAGGGGtctttaatttttgttgtttagcTGGAACTCAGTACAATCACAAGGATGGGTTCCCATCTAGTCCTACACCCATGACCATCTTCTTGCTTTTCTACTAGCTTTGACAAAATGAAGCCAACTTGTTCTTTAGTTTTGCAACATATGAATTCAGCTTAAGAAGAGATTTTGGAACAAATAGCATTTAATAAAAACACATGTTTCCTGGCAAATTTGGTAGGATCacctgcaggagcagagatctgaaaaatactaaaaaaatatgaattttcagGAAAGGATATTGCCAAGGTAACAAGCCAGTCCAATTAAAAAATTCTAGGGGAATTAGGCTGTAAGATGCAACAAAGCATACTGCACAGAGTCTGAACTTTGTATTTCATCCTGGCCAGCTCCTGTCAACATCAAATCTGATATCTGAACTGACTGCATCCTTACAGATCACTTCTACCAAACTCTACTACCCCTGCCTCCTATAGAACAGGCAAGTGATGCTTGCGTAACATGTGAGTCCTTCAGGAGTATGCATAAGcatcacctgcagggctgggctaCCTACTGAGGTAGGCTGTGAGCTTTCTGCAATGGTATTTCCCAGGGTACATTACAAGAAAGATCAGTGGTGTTTGTCCTTATTCCTATGTTCCCTTCAGCACGTGCTACTAGCCCCCATGGGTCTTTGCTCTTGGCCAGCCAGCATGCTCAGAGCAGAGGTCCTTAACAACAGAGACCATccaagaggaaagaaagttgCACCTCTGATCCAGAGGATGAGGGGACCCTGGACTCCTTCCTGGAGCCAAATCCCTGCGGATACAAAGGGAGTACAAGAAGGCTCTTCAGAAAGCCCTATTCTGAATTCCCTGGACACTGACTGGATGGGAAGAAACATGTTTTTAAGCGTTTTCAAGATGAGCAGTGAGTTAAATTGGGTGGCTGACAAGAGCAACGAATAACTGTTCTTGCTGAGTTGGACAGTGTTTGCCCAAATGCCTAAGGAGGGCGATGAAAATCATGAATGCTTTAAAGTCCCATTACAAACACTGAAACCAACAGTGCCAGGGCACAGCTAACACAGAAAGGGTTCAGTGGGAAGGGGACTCAGTACAGCCCCAGCTACAACCCAAATAAGGACAGCTGCTTCAACAAGCAGCTTGAGTGAATTTCTCAGGGGACCTTATCATGATACTGGAAAAAGTGCTTATTAAATACCAAATGGATCGCTCCAGGCCTAGGGAAGAGGCAGTCCAGCCAAATCCTTAAGGAAAAATATGCAGTGTTCCCAGGGACAGAGCAAAACCACCCAAATTGCTCTCCAGTCACAAGCCATCAAGATGATGAGGTGCAATAGACCCTCACAGTGTTATAGGTAGATGGGCAATGTGAGTGCAGACAAGAAAGGTAGAAAATGCTTCATCCTGAGCCTGTGTCCTACAGACAAAAGTCTTGTACTTTGTGGAATAAAACAGAGCCAAACCTTCAAAATGAAAGAGGTTGGCAAACGAGTGAGTAAAGAGACACTATTTTGCAGGGATCTGACCAGATGATGGAGGCCCAAGAAGTGCAGATAAACATTTTCTGAGACCAACTTCAAGATCATCAGCTGCCTGAGTCAAtatgaagaggagaaaaagactcCTGAAAGATGATGCTTTTCCTTTATTCCTGGGAAATGACATTAATGCTGTGAGATTTAAGGACAGGCACACTTAAGCCAAATGACTGAAGGATGAACTCACCGTCTTCTTCCAAACTCAAGGACAACTCGGTGGTAGTGCCTCTGGATAAAACTCCTGTTAGGGAATACTGCATACCAGAACTATGCTGGGAAACGTGAAGCTTATTAAATGAGTGTTAAGAGATGAGCCATAGCCTGTGTCCTCTCTCTGCATGGGGCATGGACACATGCCCAGGGCTCCTTGGGGGTAGCTCCCTTTATTTTGGTAAGAGAACTGCAGCAGCTAGAGAAGTTTTATGTACAGGTTATGAACTGCAGTAGGACTTTAATGCTTAAActttagacttttttttaactttcactAAAAAGACTTTTTAGTGATACACTGCCTCGCATGGTCCTAGACTCCTGGAAAACCCCAAGCAAAAGATTCAGTTAAGTGAAGTCTGTAAGGGATGCAGCAATCAAAATGAAGACATTCTTCACACATCTCTTTTCGCAGTGTGACAAGAAATGAAATTCATCTAATGACAAAAGTAGTCTAAAACCTCTTACTTGTTGAAGGTTGCTGATTTTGCAGTTCAAACAGACTGCAAATTCTGCAGGAGTGGGACTGTCctggttttttttacagtgattGGCATGTTGGGGGTAGTCTCAATGCCTCAAACACTGCCAAAATGAAACCTAAATTAAACTAATCACTAAACAATTATTtagcagtaaataaaaaagattttacccttgagaagaaaatgaacCACGGACTAGGCAGCCTAACTCCTGGAAAGCACCTGAGACATCGATGCCACACACTTTGCAAAACAGAGCCCTGATGATCATCTACCTGCAGACATGAATGCGCTTTCCAACCAGCCAAGCTGGCAAACCTTGCTCCAAGTATTTAAACCTTAAAACTGCAGAGATCTCATCCTCTTACCTGACATCATTACCTCCATGGGCAAAGGATCCAAAGCAGGCTGTTAAGATCTGGAGGAAGTGGAAAAGTAGATGGACCTGAGACGTGTCTTTCTCTTCCTTATCCTCTTCCACAGGATCAACCGGGGGCCGGTTAGGTTCTGCAAGTTCAGAGGCCAACTTCATTTCCACCCCACCTTCCTCCGCCTCGATCTCTGCCTCAGCCACTGCGTTGCAATAGCTGGAGTAGCTGTCGTAGCGGACTCGCTTCTTGGAGTAGGAAACAGTGTCTCCCACTAACTTTTCACTGTCCTCTGGAGTTGACGTATCTGCTGCCTTAAAGGAGGAATGCACGGGCATGCCACAAATAGCAGCAGTGTAACAAGTATAACTGTTGTTGCGTCGTAACAGTTTGTAGTTATTTTCTGGAGTGGGCCTTTCGTCATTGGCCCTGTCAAGGTGTATTTTGTGGAGCAAGTCTTTGTATAAACCTGAGTCCTTGTGCACAGTGTGATAAACGTGGCCATCGCTCCTCACGTGGCCATCGAAGCTGAAGGTGCCATTGGAAACAGGTGATTTCACTGAGGTGTGCGTCACCGAAAATGCCCTTCCTAAAAAGGCACAGattcagaatttttatttatacaaaatGCAATACAAGAGCCCCGTTCCTCCAACTTCACAAGAAAATAATGCGGCTGCTGTCTGAGAATACAGGACAAAGGAGACCAATTTCCACTACATGCAGCAAATAAGCCAAGATTCAATTCACTGCAAATTAAAGTCTCACATATGCTGTGCAAAAAGAGGTTTGTTCCAGTGTTGTGTCTCCCCAGACATGCTGTATGACCTGCAGCAAGTCACTTAGGATCAGCTATAAGAACGTGATACTTGATGGTTAAATGCTCAGGttctctgaaaaaataatttccataaaatttctttcttgtaAAGCAAGCTCTACTTTTTCTGAGGTATTGAATAGGAATAATTAGGATTTCTGAAAGGTGGGTTACTGCTATTTCATACCGAATAGAAGATCACCTATGTTTAAGAGACATTTacatagcttttaaaaataattttataaaacagcaaaaagtTGATGTTCTGCAGAAGTATTTCCTCAGCTATTGCAACATTTTCTAAATCTTATTTCTATGAACATGCTGATAATTGTTCCCACTTCATACAATTAATGTCAGCATACGCTGCAGGACACACATCAAAATGTATCACAGGCAATACTTCTGAAGAAACGTTTTGCTTCCTGACTTCCCGAATTTCCACTACGCAACGTTCAGAATTTGGTTTACCTATTTATAAACTGGAGGCACACACTCAAAGGGCTCCATGTCATGACTTATTTGATTTTGCAAGAAACAGTTGAATATTTTAGACATTTATTAACCAAATTAGAGAGTTGTGTAGATGTTAGCAAAGTGATATCAAAGTCAGCAGACCGCTAAGTGGAGGGGGGTGATCCCACCACAAGGGAGAACAAAAAGAGCTTTATGCACACAAGCCTACTTCTTATAAATGTATATTCAGAAAACAATGCATGAGATTTTTCTAGTGGACACGGTCCAAATGGTCATAGGTTTGTCAACTGAAGTCCAAATCTTTTCATCTCCTGTTGTACTATGTTAATCATTTTTATGCTGAATTTAACCTTCATACATCAGTAATCTGTgttctctgtatttttccacTGCTCGAAAGGATGGAAACACCATTAAGGATACAAAGTAAAGCAAAGAggcaagtaattttttttcccgCTGTTTTTAAAGTTGAAATACAgccaaagaaaatgtaattatgTCCTCTCTAGAAAACAACGTTTATAAATGAGCATCCTTCCAAACATGTGCTGAAAAGGGATTAGAGATGGAAATCCCAAACGCTAACTTACTATTTACAAGAGAGACCTACTCGCAGTTAAGAAACCTCactgaaacaagaaaaacacaaaccctcTGTGTTGCATTAGTTTCTTACCATATGGTACACGTGGATGGTTTCCATTTGCAATAGTATCTGATGCCCCAGCAGCTTCTGTTACTGAGCCAGTAAGGGGAATCGTGCTCTCATCAGATGCTTTGGCACCAGGAAGCTCTTTAAAGACTGGTGTTTCTTCATCCTGAATTTTATCAAGACTTTCATCTGATATCCTTGACAGTGCAGCATCTTTCTTTAACCGGCCTAAGGAAATAATAGTACCATCATTTTAAACCCAACCTATACCACTTTTTACTTACATTTTCACTGTTTGCATCAACAGCATAGTTTAACGTGGATACAATAACGTGGCTACATTTCATACAcattctttatttatttctaatactTATCTTTACTAAGTTCATGTGGGAAAATTCTAGAGcatctttgttttttcctataAAATTCACCAAAGTAGACAACTGAAGTAAAACACTGAGCTGTTCATCTATTAGTGAAAtctgaaactgcattttaaacacTGCATTTCTTGAAAGTagcaaagcaaacaagcaaaagaCTATAAAGCTAAAAGCTGTGATCAGCTCAACTTACTGTAAAGTTAAAGAAGTCACTTAAAGATGATCATTCCGCCAGGTTTTCCCTCTTTAACATTTCCTTACTAAAATATTAACCAGATTATATTCCAGGTTTTTATTGTCCTGGTTCTGTTTAGACTCTAGAAGAAGTGAGCACTGCAATGGATTGCCTAACAAGGTTTTGAATTTCTACCACTGCAGATTTTTAAGCAGATTACAAAAATACACGAGGAGTAGTTTAAGCACACCTTCCCCGTGGGTGGGGACTGGACTAGGTCCTCTCAAGGACTGGACTTGACCTCTCAAGGGCAATTCCACCTCTGAAATGtaattttacataattttaCATCATTCACACTTCATCAAACAACTACttactttctatttttctcttcatccaGGGACACACAAAAATCCAGACTAAGACAGCAAATACTAAGGACACGCCAATTGATATTAGAGCAATGGCCCACATTGGCAGTATCAGTCCCAGTACtgtgaagacaaagaaataaaacctaagAAAATCATAAATTAACATGACTTAATTATCCCAGCCAGTGGAAGAGGGATTTATTGCAGAAAAGCCAGTGTTCACAATGTATTCCAAACCAACATGAATGAGCTGGTGACTTTTAACATGACCATTACCACAGTATTTAAAGGTCTAGTTGACATGGAAACATTTGCAGGTTTAGTCTTCCAATTTTCTGTTACTCCACTATGGCCTTATTTCCAAATAAGACAAAGGTAAGACCCCCACATCAGGGCTGCTAAGACAGGTTTGCAGTGATTTTATACATTAATGCATGTTAAACCGTGTTGCCCCTTAGGGTAAATATTTACCTGACCTTTGCACTGGTCAATAAAGCCTAATGCTTAGCTTAATCTAAGCCATTATTTGCTTAGGATATTAGCTTAATGCCGCACTCAAGAGCTGAGGTTTCAGTCCTGCAATGCTCAGCCCTGTCAATAACTCATGTTCCTGCAAGTATTCCCCCAACAGAGCTCCTTGCACTTGTTCAATGAAGCGATCCAACCCTTAATGAAGAAAGAGCTTGGACTATGATCTTTCAAACCCATATATACATTGCCTATCTTGAAACCTATGTGATTAATTCATCCTTGGGAGTAAATGTTGCCAGGATAGAGGCCTTGGAGAGTAAATATGTATTTCCCGAGTATCAAAAACGGAGTTCCACCTTTTTATTCACACACTTTAGAGACTGCTAAGCTGAAACAGAAGGGACATTAAgattcttatttattttgcttaatgAGTCACTGCAAAGTGCCTGACCTACTTCTGCAGTACaactaatgaagaaaaattggTTATACAGTTGATTTACTGTGAAACTTCTTGCATATATAGCCAATTAGACTTAAGAAAAAGGAATAGTTATGTTACCCTCATATTGGGAAtgtctttttattaatttcagtaATGCTATGCTATGGAGTAGAGTCTACCAACTGCATTTATCTAGTACCTCTAGTGTGTCAGGTTttagagaaaacaaattttcattcaaaaaagGTCACTTTCTAAGCCTACTGTCTGAATTAAGGGCCACGTTCAGGGGTCTGTCTTCAACTGCTTGCTCGTTCATGGTACTGGGCAATAATCTAATCTAAAGACAACATTTAATGACCAGTCTTCAACAAAGTAGTTGAGAtcactgaacattttttttctgaactcttTTGCTACAAGTCCATGTTTAAATGTACTCTGCTTAAGTAAAGTtaactataaaaatataaatgcaaataCATAGCCATAAAACATGTgaatataaatatacaaatataaacataaatatataaattcaaataatataaaaatattaattcaagtataaataaaaatatgaataaacacaaacatttaagtgcacataaaatatataaatacaaaaaaatataaattaagtCCTTCAACTTCATTTCCTTCTACTGAGTTGCAATGAAAACACAACACCAAAGAAAGAAGATACATTTAATGCAAAAACAGGCTTCAGAAACAGGCTTGGGTTTCTTATCATTAAAGGGAAGTTAACTAAATTTAAATAACAGTCTCCATGCCAGAGCTACCAGAACAGTGACTCTGCTGATGTCAATGGAGCGACAGCGTTATGCTGAGTGCAAACAGCCTACCCCCTCTTATGCCCTGCTCTGAACCTTCTCTCCTTGATGCACATATCTAGAACACCTCTGAGAGCTCAACAAGTACTCAGATTCGCGAAGCCAAAGCTGGCAGCTCAGTAATTTCCCTTCCTTTAAAGAGGAGGGTTTTTTGTAGCTGTACTCTTCCCCACTAACCACAGTGAACAGAAGGGTGTCACAAAAATACACTGCACAAATAGAAGCATGTGGGGAGGTGAATGATTTAGTCTTGCCCTTGTTAACTCCTAGGATAGGAGATAACTCTATGTGCTGATGGCTACCTGACAGCACACTGGCAGAGCATCCTTACGCACTGTGGGAAGCCTCCCTCCCGTGCCTCCTCCTGTGGATGGCTCACTCACCTGGTGCCCCTGTGTACATGATGGAAAACACGTTAATAGCTATGGTAGCAGCATAAAACACTGGAAGTGCACGGAGACCGTTGGGCACAGGGTCTTCCTGCATAGAAatcaaggagaaaaaggaaacattagTTGGATTTCACACCGGATTAATGTCAGCATGAACCACCATGAGGAAAACATGTGCTCCCGAGTCAGTGCTTCTGGGGAAGCTTGACAGTGTTAAAGGGAACCAGGGAGACGGGTTGTACTTTCAGGTTGGCTGCAGACCTGCTGAGCAACCTGGTGGCAGGTTTCTTTCTGCAACTGTGTCCTTATCCATTTTTGTCTCCAAGAGAGGAACCCCTTTCACTCAGCACGACTGAAGGGTGCTAAGAAGGAGAGGGCTTTGATGTTTTGGGGCAAGGCTACAAGCATCGGTGCAATGCATCCATCTCTAAACCTTACTTCTAACCTCTTGGTTTTGACTGAGACAGCCTGGCACTTTCTACCAGCTAACAGAAATCTCTGAAATAGTAAGTGTCCGGCTGCATGGAACAGGTAACACACATAAAGCGAGCACACAGTGTTTAGCATGCCGCCGTGCCTGCTGCCCGCAGCAGCCTCGTGCCCTCAGCACTCACAAGGAAAGGCTCAGCTGACAGTGCAGCGGAAATGCACCATGTGAGCCACGGACAAAGCCTTTGTGAGGAGACTGCCTTGGCCTTTTGAGGGGCTCTGAGTGTTTGCAAAGAGCCTGGCGAAGCTGAGGGCTGGCtaatgtggttttgtttcttgctgCCATGAGCTATAAAAGGGAGCTGAGAAAAGGCTGCAGCCGCCCTGTGCTGTGCCCCGGTCCCAAAGCGTGATGCAGCATGGGCTGTATTTGCACGGCCAGCTGCTATTCACAGACACCCCCAACAAGGGCATGAAGCCCTGTAACAGGCCACGGACTCGCCAGCTAGAAAGCTGCTCTTTTTTTATGCATGCAAACAACACAAGTCGCTTCCTGCTTATGGCAGAAGCTCTACAGATCTTACTACTTTGTGAATGGCACAGATGGCAATAGAAATTCAATGTCCTTAACTTGAACTTTTTCTGCCTCTTGAATGCTTAAATATGTGGCTTTAATACCAGAGTTCATGTATTTTGATGACTAATTTCTTAAGTTGCTAGGTTTTGAATGCCATAGTGGAACCTTTCCTCATTGTTTATGCAACTTGAGTACTTCTTCATTCAAAGCTGAGTCTGATCAAATCTATCACCTGTTTTTATCACTGACATTTATTTAGATCAGAAATAAAGAATGATGAAGCTGAGGTTACAGGTGGCGCTATTTATAGCAAAAGAATTAATCCCTCATCTATTTAAGTTCCTTGTATAACTTCTAATATAGTGCCCCTTATTTTAGGTCATTGTCATGCGCTACACTTCCCCATTTTAGCAAGCTGAATGGTgtgagagaaatggaaaaagcagaTAAAAGTGTTCTGATTTCCAGTTCATGCTGGGTGGCATCTTTTGCACTGGAGGTACATGGACTGATGTTATCAGGTCCCTAAAACCCACTAATTCAGGTTTCTTGAGAATCTACAAAATATGCAGACACCCATCTCCTGTCTGATGTGCTGGAAAACCAAAGCTTAAAATTTCACAACTATAAAATGCCAATTAGAGTATCTCCAAGACAGAACTGCTTGGTTTGAATAACAGTCAGAACAGCTATTGTGAGGCTAAGTTAATGCCAACAAGCTTGTACTAATAAAGAAGCAATCTCAGTGTACCATCTTCTGCTAAATAGAATATACAATATTAATTATCACATAGCACCTTCTAAGCCTCAAATACTTGTCTAATTACTTACCCTGAGCTTTCAGAACTGCTAAAAGCAAGTACAGTTCAAATggctattaaaaaaatgactGGTCTCCTGTGCAAAAAGCAAGCCACAAACTTTCAACTCTGGAAATGCCAGCACTCAAATGGGAGGCTAGAACACAACCTTCATACTAAGCACTCATTACAATAGGGAGATTTCTTTACCTTGTTTAAAATGAAGAATCTAATCAGCACAAAGAGGACTCCAGACATTAAGCCAGATAACAGGGGGGAAATAAACCAAGAGGCAACTGTGTcgaagaaaagaaagaaggaaacttGAAATAAACAGTATTCTTGCATAATAGTTAAGTAAGTTGTTAATGAGCAATACAATTAAAACAGTTCTTGTACAACTGGAACAAATGTTCTGTATGTTTACTTACAACTGGTGCAACTCAGTGTCCACTGACATTCATTAAAGTCAAAGTAATGCTAGGCACTGTTAGAAACATCAGCCAAAGCATCTCCTGATCATTTTGCAAGTTTAGCAATCAAATTCATCATAAAAGTTCGTTGTAGTTTGAATCAGAGTACACCAAGCAAACCCTGTAATTTCCTAATCACCACAACCACAAGTGTTGCATGCGAGTGGAAAGCAACTGCATTTAGCAGGATGCCATGCTGCTCACAGGGGAAAAGTCTCAATTTCCAAAATGCCATAGAAGCACCAACTGTAATGTATAATGCGTGTAAATTTTTTGCAGGCCAGCACTGCAAATGTCCAGGACTGATTTAACTGAAGTAGGTGGCATAACTCCCACTGATTCCAATAAAACTGGATTAGGGCAGCACTCTGGAAATCTCGTCCAGTGATTTATTATTTGCAGCATGGTGAACAGATCGATTCTGCTATCACTGTAAACTCTCTTTTACTTTCAAtagaattaaaaagaatatatgcATTGCTAAAGTTCAAATATATTACCATGTTTTCAGAATCAAATCCTTTTAATACAGGCTTTAGGCTGCACCTCGGGTTACAAGGCTtccaaaacaataacaaaaaaatccatcacACCCCTGCTTAGATGTACTGATCTTGGCAATGGGAGGCTGTGAGTTAAACATGTGCTGTATGCCCAGATTTTGCCTCCCTGAAGATGGTGGGTGGAGAAACATGACTGTGGGCATTCACATGATGGCATACACATTGTTAGAGAGCAAGAACAGGGTAGTATGAGCTGCCACAAAAAGAATTAGAAGAGGAGGAACGTCACCTTGAAGCATGTCTCTGAGGGGACAATGTGTCCTCAGTTTACCTCTGGGGAAGTGCAACTTTTGTCTCACGCCTTTCTCCACTGCAGACACACTGCAGCCCTTAATAAACATGGCATCAGTGCATCTTATGAATGACACAACTGGGGTGGAAAATAAGTTAACGAGGGACTGCTATCAGCACAAAGCAGATTTCTGGGAATGTTTTTTTGCAGGCAGCACACACTATTTCATATCCTGTCACACATAAAAGGAGACAGC contains these protein-coding regions:
- the SLC20A2 gene encoding sodium-dependent phosphate transporter 2 isoform X1, which gives rise to MAMDEYLWMVIVGFIIAFILAFSVGANDVANSFGTAVGSGVVTLRQACILASVFETTGSVLLGAKVGETIRKGIIDVNLYNESVPLLMAGEVSAMVGSAVWQLIASFLKLPISGTHCIVGATIGFSLVAIGTQGVQWMQLVKIVASWFISPLLSGLMSGVLFVLIRFFILNKEDPVPNGLRALPVFYAATIAINVFSIMYTGAPVLGLILPMWAIALISIGVSLVFAVLVWIFVCPWMKRKIESRLKKDAALSRISDESLDKIQDEETPVFKELPGAKASDESTIPLTGSVTEAAGASDTIANGNHPRVPYGRAFSVTHTSVKSPVSNGTFSFDGHVRSDGHVYHTVHKDSGLYKDLLHKIHLDRANDERPTPENNYKLLRRNNSYTCYTAAICGMPVHSSFKAADTSTPEDSEKLVGDTVSYSKKRVRYDSYSSYCNAVAEAEIEAEEGGVEMKLASELAEPNRPPVDPVEEDKEEKDTSQVHLLFHFLQILTACFGSFAHGGNDVSNAIGPLVALWLIYEQGGVMQEASTPVWLLFYGGVGICVGLWVWGRRVIQTMGKDLTPITPSSGFTIELASAFTVVVASNVGLPVSTTHCKVGSVVAVGWIRSKKAVDWRLFRNIFLAWFVTVPVAGLFSAGVMALLRYGILPYI
- the SLC20A2 gene encoding sodium-dependent phosphate transporter 2 isoform X3, which translates into the protein MAMDEYLWMVIVGFIIAFILAFSVGANDVANSFGTAVGSGVVTLRQACILASVFETTGSVLLGAKVGETIRKGIIDVNLYNESVPLLMAGEVSAMVGSAVWQLIASFLKLPISGTHCIVGATIGFSLVAIGTQGVQWMQLVKIVASWFISPLLSGLMSGVLFVLIRFFILNKEDPVPNGLRALPVFYAATIAINVFSIMYTGAPVLGLILPMWAIALISIGVSLVFAVLVWIFVCPWMKRKIESRLKKDAALSRISDESLDKIQDEETPVFKELPGAKASDESTIPLTGSVTEAAGASDTIANGNHPRVPYGRAFSVTHTSVKSPVSNGTFSFDGHVRSDGHVYHTVHKDSGLYKDLLHKIHLDRANDERPTPENNYKLLRRNNSYTCYTAAICGMPVHSSFKAADTSTPEDSEKLVGDTVSYSKKRVRYDSYSSYCNAVAEAEIEAEEGGVEMKLASELAEPNRPPVDPVEEDKEEKDTSQVHLLFHFLQILTACFGSFAHGGNDVSNAIGPLVALWLIYEQGGVMQEASTPVWLLFYGGVGICVGLWVWGRRVIQTMGKDLTPITPSSGFCIEVMCALTVLVASNVGSVVAVGWIRSKKAVDWRLFRNIFLAWFVTVPVAGLFSAGVMALLRYGILPYI
- the SLC20A2 gene encoding sodium-dependent phosphate transporter 2 isoform X2, with product MAMDEYLWMVIVGFIIAFILAFSVGANDVANSFGTAVGSGVVTLRQACILASVFETTGSVLLGAKVGETIRKGIIDVNLYNESVPLLMAGEVSAMVGSAVWQLIASFLKLPISGTHCIVGATIGFSLVAIGTQGVQWMQLVKIVASWFISPLLSGLMSGVLFVLIRFFILNKEDPVPNGLRALPVFYAATIAINVFSIMYTGAPVLGLILPMWAIALISIGVSLVFAVLVWIFVCPWMKRKIESRLKKDAALSRISDESLDKIQDEETPVFKELPGAKASDESTIPLTGSVTEAAGASDTIANGNHPRVPYGRAFSVTHTSVKSPVSNGTFSFDGHVRSDGHVYHTVHKDSGLYKDLLHKIHLDRANDERPTPENNYKLLRRNNSYTCYTAAICGMPVHSSFKAADTSTPEDSEKLVGDTVSYSKKRVRYDSYSSYCNAVAEAEIEAEEGGVEMKLASELAEPNRPPVDPVEEDKEEKDTSQVHLLFHFLQILTACFGSFAHGGNDVSNAIGPLVALWLIYEQGGVMQEASTPVWLLFYGGVGICVGLWVWGRRVIQTMGKDLTPITPSSGFCIEVMCALTVLVASNVGIPISSTHCKVGSVVAVGWIRSKKAVDWRLFRNIFLAWFVTVPVAGLFSAGVMALLRYGILPYI
- the SLC20A2 gene encoding sodium-dependent phosphate transporter 2 isoform X4 encodes the protein MAMDEYLWMVIVGFIIAFILAFSVGANDVANSFGTAVGSGVVTLRQACILASVFETTGSVLLGAKVGETIRKGIIDVNLYNESVPLLMAGEVSAMVGSAVWQLIASFLKLPISGTHCIVGATIGFSLVAIGTQGVQWMQLVKIVASWFISPLLSGLMSGVLFVLIRFFILNKEDPVPNGLRALPVFYAATIAINVFSIMYTGAPVLGLILPMWAIALISIGVSLVFAVLVWIFVCPWMKRKIESRLKKDAALSRISDESLDKIQDEETPVFKELPGAKASDESTIPLTGSVTEAAGASDTIANGNHPRVPYGRAFSVTHTSVKSPVSNGTFSFDGHVRSDGHVYHTVHKDSGLYKDLLHKIHLDRANDERPTPENNYKLLRRNNSYTCYTAAICGMPVHSSFKAADTSTPEDSEKLVGDTVSYSKKRVRYDSYSSYCNAVAEAEIEAEEGGVEMKLASELAEPNRPPVDPVEEDKEEKDTSQVHLLFHFLQILTACFGSFAHGGNDVSNAIGPLVALWLIYEQGGVMQEASTPVWLLFYGGVGICVGLWVWGRRVIQTMGKDLTPITPSSGFTIELASAFTVVVASNVGLPVSTTHCKWILH